A genomic region of Cannabis sativa cultivar Pink pepper isolate KNU-18-1 chromosome 1, ASM2916894v1, whole genome shotgun sequence contains the following coding sequences:
- the LOC115707609 gene encoding F-box protein PP2-A13, with amino-acid sequence MGASFSSSMADDDGQDQHGLDDLPENCVAMILMNLEPPDVCKYARLSRVFRAASSANFIWESKLPCNYLYVMDRVLENSAMAKDKLEKREIYSRLCRRNLFDNGTKEFWLDKTTGNSFLSISSKALRITGIDDRRYWNFISTEESRFQTVAYLQQTWWFEVEGEIDFQFPKGKYSIFIRLQLGRSSKRLGRRVSNCEHVHGWGIKPVKFQLNTSDGQRDVSQSFLENPGNWVNYHVGSFVVENPTALMKIKFSVTQIDCTHTKGGVCVDSVFIRPSSVGKEA; translated from the exons ATGGGAGCTAGTTTTTCATCCTCAATGGCGGACGATGATGGTCAGGATCAGCACGGGCTTGATGATTTACCGGAGAACTGCGTGGCAATGATTTTGATGAACTTGGAGCCGCCAGATGTTTGTAAATATGCCCGATTGAGTAGAGTATTTCGTGCGGCTTCGTCTGCGAATTTCATCTGGGAATCTAAGTTACCCTGCAACTATTTGTATGTTATGGATAGAGTTCTCGAGAATTCGGCCATGGCAAAGGACAAGTTAGAGAAGAGGGAGATCTATTCCAGGCTTTGCAGGCGAAACTTGTTTGATAATGGCACTAAG GAATTTTGGCTGGATAAAACTACGGGTAATAGCTTTTTGTCGATTTCTTCAAAAGCCTTGAGGATTACCGGGATTGATGATCGGAGATATTGGAATTTCATTTCGACTGAGGAATCTAG ATTCCAGACAGTTGCTTATCTCCAACAAACCTGGTGGTTTGAAGTGGAAGGAGAGATTGACTTTCAATTCCCCAAGGGAAAATATAGCATCTTCATTCGACTCCAGCTTGGCCGGTCCTCTAAGAGACTGGGGCGTCGGGTTTCAAACTGCGAACACGTTCATGGTTGGGGCATAAAGCCTGTAAAGTTTCAGCTCAATACTTCTGATGGCCAACGTGATGTATCGCAGTCTTTTTTGGAGAATCCGGGAAACTGGGTCAACTACCATGTGGGAAGTTTTGTTGTAGAGAATCCCACAGCTTTGATGAAGATCAAATTTTCAGTAACCCAGATTGATTGTACTCACACCAAAGGGGGTGTTTGTGTGGACTCTGTATTTATACGGCCCAGTAGTGTAGGAAAAGAGGCTTAG